The Arabidopsis thaliana chromosome 5, partial sequence genomic interval AGCTGGTTAAAACCCATGTGATTATGGCTGTATGCCTGTATAACCCATGCTTAGTGGTTTTcaaagagatggagaaatgatgaagaaacaatgTATTTATGTATGTGTAAAAGATATCATTGGATTGGATCATACCACAAAACTCTTTTTGGAAGCACATGGAGGTGGGATAACTGATCCCAAtgattgaaattttcttttatacatGAGAGAAGAGCACTAAAAGAAGCAGTACATGAATAGACAATCGCTTTCACAACAGGTGATTCACTGTTCATCTGACCTTAGTACATGAAAAAACAGCTTCTTGTaggactcttttttttttttttttatctctctttttgtcaaaatttgtAGACTCTTTAGTCGTCAGAGATAACTTacattgatatatatacttgtgACTTGATTGATCTGATATGAAGTGCACCATTCCCttacatttttggtttctctccCAAAATTGAACTTGTTTTACAATTGCCATTGTTCaccaaacaagaaaagtgAAACTATCAATAGAGGCTAgtaaaaaagtgaaaacatgAATATAGTAAACTCCACAATAATAAACATCATTTGGTTGGCCcacttttgtttctataattaTCTCAACAATTTCcaatttcatctttttcacccaaaaaaaaaatcatcatttgACAAGTACAACTATACATCATGCATGTATGTGaatacatcatcatcatcatcatatgaattggagaagaaaacctatctttttttagttatgtatgattaaaacaaatttgCTCTTCGTCTCTGACTTTGGAAGTAATAGGAAAAGACTATTTCCCTCAAATTCagcgattttttttttcttttccaaattaGTTACATACAGTACGGAAGCTAATGagatattattaaaaatagcATACAATTTTCCAGAAAATTGGCCTATGTGGCTACAAAGTCTGGTCCCATAAAGCTTTAAGTCAATTCCGAAAATGTTGTCACTTCTTTGGATCTCTCATCCTCGTCTTATCTCTCTGCTCCTTCATCGTTCTCCCGTGAAAGCtatattctgttttttttttcatttcaaaatataaacacaTAATATTAAGAATCTCTCTGTATTGTAACATACTAACATCCATAATTATACCAAATCTGAAGTATCAAACATCAAATTTGTACACATTTCCTTATTCATGCTAATAgtcattttcttctctgaaTCATTGTACATTGCGGCgccagtaaaaaaaaaaaaagcaacagTGATTACTGAGGCCAACATATATACTTTAACTAAACAATGTAgtaatactaaaataaatgaaagtgGGCTcagacaaaaaacaaatcaaagtcACTAACAAAGTGGCCATGTGCGACTGCTCAAAAGTCTAGTGTCTCTTAACAGATTCCTGATTCCTTCCTCTATAGTCTTCATTATATCATTTAACTATTTGCTCCTAATCAATCtcgtttatttaattataatttcaaCTGTCTCGTCTCGAGAAACAGCGTCATCCATCTGTTTTTAAATCATGTAtctataaataatattatatgatgGATGATGTAATGTACCTCTACCTAAACTGAATCAGATATCTTTATAAAAGAGTTAAAATTACCATGTTATGAGGATGAGAGTAATAATAGTACATGTTTTGGCCGTAGTAACCGTCGGGAGATTCAACGGTGGTGGCAACTGCAACAGAATCATCTCCGTCGTTTTCATCCATTTGACACTCCAGATTCACACCGAAAAGCCTCACCGTCCTTGAGCTCCCGACGACGGAAGACGACGGTGTGCTGTGAGTCTCAGCCGCTGTTGCTACGGCGGCTCCTGTAATCACCGACACGTGCGTgtcattaattaattgaaagaaaccaaaacaaaaacataatagtACACAAGTGAACAAAAAGCACGTTTGTCCCAGGGGATTGGACGGTCTTCTTCACGCGCTCTTTAATGCGCGTGTATAGCTACTCTATTAAGTATGTTAACTACAACTGGGAGTATTAAGCAATCGAGGTTAGAGAAAAGCAAACATTAATTAATAGCTGTATAATACAATGTTACTTATCTCAGGTTGTTAATACGCAAGCATAAATCTTGTAGAGAAATAATTATAGTACACTATTAGCTAAAGGATATCTATATTTGGGTGTAATGTTTTAATCCTCCCGACAACATTAGATAGTCGATATACACTCTAGGACACGAACAATTCATTCgtaggaaaaaataaaaatgtctacccaaaaaaaagataaaagctatttgatgtaaaaaaagaaaagagacgaataatttggttaaaaagagaaatatatacCATAGTGGGAATACTCTGAGTGAGAGGGAGGATTAGAGTAATTACTAGTGGCGTGGATTTGATGATAAGAAAGAGCTCCCATAGAACTCGTATTCACGGCGGAGTTAGTGGCCGCGACGGAGGATGAGGAGCCTTGTCCACGTCTGCGCCAGCCAATGAAGAGTCTCCTAGAATCAGAACGGTGTCGTTGGAAGAAAACAACGTCGCCTGGATCGAGCTGTTTGTCTTTGACAAATCTGCTCCATCCTTTAGTCAAGACATAGCTTTGACTGCTGTTCCAGTAAGAGTATCTGAACCTCCATGACTTGCCTGACTCGTCTTCAAAGCTTAGAAGCATCCCTTTCTCCGAAGATGACGTGTCAGCAGCAGCAGAGGAGACTAGGACGGCATTGAGAGGGAAGTATTTCTCTGCGTGTTGTTTTGGTATGACGAGGCGGTTGAGTTTCCCGACGTCGCTTGGTGTGAGAGACTTCTCGAAGAGTGACTCTTTTAGGTCGTCGTGGAGCCATGTGGCGGTGGTGGTTGTCTCCGATGTGTCGGTGGTGTGGCGGTGTTGCTGTTGCTGCCACAAGAGAGTGTGGTGGTGGTCTGTGGAGTAATGGTTGACTGACATTTTTTCTAGGAGATAGAAagcgaaagagagagagcgaaTGGAGAGTATAGGGAGAGAGGGTTAGGTGAAAGAGAGAGGTGGGTACTCGTAGTACTAATATAGTATGATacgaaggagagagagagagatgaaaaaaTTGGGGTTTTTGAGGGTTAAAAAATTTGACGTGAAAACTTTGGCAAACTATTTGAGGAGAGAGCAACACACGACAACCAGAagactttctttctttttaaggttttgcgtgatgttttatctttttccatcattattactttttttctacttcttgCAGTCCGTATTCTTTATTGATTTACactatttcctttttcttattctatTTGCCTATATCATATTCATGTATGTACGATCggtgatttttttcttaacacaCATTGG includes:
- the DPA4 gene encoding AP2/B3-like transcriptional factor family protein (AP2/B3-like transcriptional factor family protein; CONTAINS InterPro DOMAIN/s: Transcriptional factor B3 (InterPro:IPR003340); BEST Arabidopsis thaliana protein match is: AP2/B3-like transcriptional factor family protein (TAIR:AT3G11580.1); Has 30201 Blast hits to 17322 proteins in 780 species: Archae - 12; Bacteria - 1396; Metazoa - 17338; Fungi - 3422; Plants - 5037; Viruses - 0; Other Eukaryotes - 2996 (source: NCBI BLink).) yields the protein MSVNHYSTDHHHTLLWQQQQHRHTTDTSETTTTATWLHDDLKESLFEKSLTPSDVGKLNRLVIPKQHAEKYFPLNAVLVSSAAADTSSSEKGMLLSFEDESGKSWRFRYSYWNSSQSYVLTKGWSRFVKDKQLDPGDVVFFQRHRSDSRRLFIGWRRRGQGSSSSVAATNSAVNTSSMGALSYHQIHATSNYSNPPSHSEYSHYGAAVATAAETHSTPSSSVVGSSRTVRLFGVNLECQMDENDGDDSVAVATTVESPDGYYGQNMYYYYSHPHNMVILTLL
- the DPA4 gene encoding AP2/B3-like transcriptional factor family protein (AP2/B3-like transcriptional factor family protein; CONTAINS InterPro DOMAIN/s: Transcriptional factor B3 (InterPro:IPR003340); BEST Arabidopsis thaliana protein match is: AP2/B3-like transcriptional factor family protein (TAIR:AT3G11580.1); Has 1353 Blast hits to 1351 proteins in 71 species: Archae - 0; Bacteria - 0; Metazoa - 0; Fungi - 0; Plants - 1353; Viruses - 0; Other Eukaryotes - 0 (source: NCBI BLink).), with protein sequence MSVNHYSTDHHHTLLWQQQQHRHTTDTSETTTTATWLHDDLKESLFEKSLTPSDVGKLNRLVIPKQHAEKYFPLNAVLVSSAAADTSSSEKGMLLSFEDESGKSWRFRYSYWNSSQSYVLTKGWSRFVKDKQLDPGDVVFFQRHRSDSRRLFIGWRRRGQGSSSSVAATNSAVNTSSMGALSYHQIHATRAAVATAAETHSTPSSSVVGSSRTVRLFGVNLECQMDENDGDDSVAVATTVESPDGYYGQNMYYYYSHPHNMVILTLL
- the DPA4 gene encoding AP2/B3-like transcriptional factor family protein — its product is MSVNHYSTDHHHTLLWQQQQHRHTTDTSETTTTATWLHDDLKESLFEKSLTPSDVGKLNRLVIPKQHAEKYFPLNAVLVSSAAADTSSSEKGMLLSFEDESGKSWRFRYSYWNSSQSYVLTKGWSRFVKDKQLDPGDVVFFQRHRSDSRRLFIGWRRRGQGSSSSVAATNSAVNTSSMGALSYHQIHATSNYSNPPSHSEYSHYGAAVATAAETHSTPSSSVVGSSRTVRLFGVNLECQMDENDGDDSVAVATTVESPDGYYGQNMYYYYSHPHNMNIAFTGER
- the DPA4 gene encoding AP2/B3-like transcriptional factor family protein; amino-acid sequence: MSVNHYSTDHHHTLLWQQQQHRHTTDTSETTTTATWLHDDLKESLFEKSLTPSDVGKLNRLVIPKQHAEKYFPLNAVLVSSAAADTSSSEKGMLLSFEDESGKSWRFRYSYWNSSQSYVLTKGWSRFVKDKQLDPGDVVFFQRHRSDSRRLFIGWRRRGQGSSSSVAATNSAVNTSSMGALSYHQIHATSNYSNPPSHSEYSHYGAAVATAAETHSTPSSSVVGSSRTVRLFGVNLECQMDENDGDDSVAVATTVESPDGYYGQNII
- the DPA4 gene encoding AP2/B3-like transcriptional factor family protein, with product MSVNHYSTDHHHTLLWQQQQHRHTTDTSETTTTATWLHDDLKESLFEKSLTPSDVGKLNRLVIPKQHAEKYFPLNAVLVSSAAADTSSSEKGMLLSFEDESGKSWRFRYSYWNSSQSYVLTKGWSRFVKDKQLDPGDVVFFQRHRSDSRRLFIGWRRRGQGSSSSVAATNSAVNTSSMGALSYHQIHATRAAVATAAETHSTPSSSVVGSSRTVRLFGVNLECQMDENDGDDSVAVATTVESPDGYYGQNMYYYYSHPHNMNIAFTGER